One Leishmania donovani BPK282A1 complete genome, chromosome 15 genomic window carries:
- a CDS encoding flavoprotein monooxygenase, putative has protein sequence MLRRAYRLLGSTNRYTDGSGRALEPNSIPRDLYVQTISNRAYPVQGEYWQPVTAGKPSPHKGNVIISGAGVVGLTMSAQFALRGWHTTVIERSPPLQQVKDKPMQTAAAASDASAGAVDLTVSPSPPSPPLSLQPYRGPLRRPHFGAASEQSSSISAGSRDDDGMAGVASSSGLAESSSPSRYSPFIELQYALVTRRALDALEAAGVRLHAIRHLGVKVRGVMDHPGAYNSWITAGLTEHHPFAVNMLSMDLFQLRRLLEEHVAHSLPSANLQVFYEHVIEAVYPLRQQLVVCPWENSTLARQWAESSVGSSTSSPTEEGRTAQLVAEVRQPRRQPHTSLTLSARKWEKKYADDAVDYDLLVSAEGVSSHLRDLVDVEGFVADVDMGVRWCLLRSDQLSHEHVHRWLHRRRTTAITSAQSYHVQTAHQVPLTLAFPRIEGSNLFSVMVYAPQGELAGLDDVEMLRYYLPDLASSSSSSPAAAELRSFVTDAQAYPTVYCEQLYNTVGLPSAVLVGDAAHTCNPFWMQSLALGLEDGANLLNQVDAYSRHFYDAVKQYSNERGSSGDALRELTDKCLYYERRKHVSPFIRFQNSYQHFMNVCMPRGWNTLYEGSVNHVYSRSIEDMLNSRGYTSYDYAEKQQAKHRLFYHLGRLYT, from the coding sequence atgctgcgccgcgcttACCGCCTGCTGGGCTCCACAAATCGATACACGGACGGGTCCGGGCGGGCGCTGGAACCAAACTCGATTCCTCGCGACCTCTATGTCCAGACAATCAGCAACCGCGCCTACCCTGTGCAAGGCGAGTACTGGCAGCCGGTGACGGCTGGCAAGCCGTCTCCGCACAAGGGCAATGTCATCATAtccggcgctggcgtcgtcgGCCTCACTATGTCGGCCCAGTTCGCTCTGCGTGGATGGCACACAACAGTGATCGAGCGCAGCCCACCCCTGCAGCAAGTGAAGGATAAGCCGATGCagactgcggcggcagcgagcgatGCGTCCGCTGGTGCGGTGGACCTCACCGTTAGTCCATCTCCGCCGTCcccgccgctctccctccagCCCTATCGTGGACCACTCCGGCGCCCTCACTTCGGCGCAGCATCTGAGCAGAGCAGTAGCatcagcgccggcagccgtGATGACGATGGAATGGCTGGTGTtgcttcctcctccggctTGGCAGAGTCGTCCTCGCCATCGCGGTACAGTCCATTCATCGAGCTGCAGTACGCACTGGTAACACGCCGCGCCTTGGACGCACTAGAGGCGGCGGGGGTGCGACTCCACGCCATCCGCCACTTGGGCGTCAAGGTGCGCGGCGTGATGGACCACCCCGGGGCCTACAACAGCTGGATCACTGCCGGCCTCACCGAGCACCACCCGTTCGCAGTCAACATGCTCTCGATGGATCTGttccagctgcgccgtctACTGGAGGAGCATGTTGCGCACAGTCTGCCGTCAGCGAACCTGCAGGTCTTTTACGAACACGTCATCGAGGCAGTCTACCCTCTGCGTCAGCAACTTGTAGTGTGTCCGTGGGAGAACAGCACTTTGGCGAGGCAGTGGGCGGAGTCCTCCGTCGGCTCTTCGACCTCATCCCCTACCGAGGAGGGTCGCACCGCGCAGCTTGTCGCTGAGGTCCGCCAACCTCGGCGCCAGCCACACACCAGCCTCACTCTCAGTGCCCGGAAGTGGGAGAAGAAGTACGCAGACGACGCTGTAGACTACGACTTGCTTGTGTCGGCCGAAGGCGTGAGCTCACACCTGCGAGACCTCGTGGATGTGGAGGGATTCGTGGCGGATGTGGACATGGGTGTGCGCTGGTGTCTCCTCCGTAGCGACCAGCTCAGCCACGAACACGTGCACCGCTGGTtgcaccgtcgccgcacgACGGCCATCACGTCGGCGCAATCCTACCACGTCCAGACGGCGCACCAGGTGCCACTCACCCTCGCCTTTCCGCGTATCGAGGGGAGCAACCTCTTCTCCGTCATGGTGTACGCCCCGCAGGGTGAGTTGGCGGGCCTCGACGACGTCGAGATGCTCCGGTACTACCTGCCGGacctcgcctcctcttcctcctcgtctccaGCGGCTGCTGAGTTGCGCTCCTTCGTCACCGACGCACAGGCCTACCCCACTGTCTACTGCGAGCAGCTGTACAACACAGTGGGGCTTCCTTCCGCCGTGCTGGTgggcgatgcggcgcacacgtgtaATCCCTTCTGGATGCAGAGCCTCGCCCTCGGCCTCGAGGATGGTGCGAACCTGCTGAATCAGGTGGACGCCTACTCCCGACACTTCTACGACGCCGTGAAGCAGTACAGCAACGagcgtggcagcagcggcgacgcgctgcgtgagCTGACGGACAAGTGCCTCTACTACGAGCGCCGGAAGCACGTGAGCCCGTTCATTCGCTTCCAGAATTCGTACCAGCACTTCATGAATGTCTGTATGCCGCGTGGCTGGAACACACTCTACGAAGGCTCCGTCAACCACGTCTACTCGCGCAGCATCGAAGATATGCTGAACAGCCGCGGCTACACCTCGTACGACTACGCCGAAAAGCAGCAGGCGAAGCACCGCCTCTTTTACCATCTTGGACGGTTGTACACGTGA